Proteins co-encoded in one Setaria viridis chromosome 9, Setaria_viridis_v4.0, whole genome shotgun sequence genomic window:
- the LOC117838903 gene encoding uncharacterized protein — MRPLTLLVLAHLAALLAVAGAKGGAAGAGLGDDVLGLIVFKADVSDPEGRLATWSEDDERACAWDGVTCEPRTGRVSALSLAGFGLSGKLGRGLLRLEALQSLNLAHNNLSGDVPAELARLPALQTLDLSANAFAGAIPEGLFGRCRALRDVSLAGNAFSGDIPRDVGACATLASLNLSSNLLAGALPSDIWSLNALRTLDISGNAVTGDLPIGISRMFNLRELNLRGNRLTGSLPDDIGDCPLLRSVDLGSNSLSGNLPESLRRLSTCTYLDLSSNEFTGSVPTWFGEMASLEVLDLSGNKLSGEIPGSIGGLMSLRELRLSGNGFTGALPESIGGCKSLMHVDVSWNSLTGGLPTWVFASGVQWVSVSQNTLSGEVAMPMNVSSVLQGVDLSNNAFSGVIPSEISKLQNLQSLNMSWNSMSGSIPASILEVKSLEVLDLTANRLNGSIPAAIGGESLKELRLGKNSLTGNIPAQIGNCSALASLDLSHNNLTGAIPETIANLTSLEIVDLSRNRLTGVLPKQLSNLPHLLQFNISHNQLSGDLPPGSFFDTIPLSSVLDNPGLCGAKLNSSCPGVLPKPIVLNPNTSSDPISPTEPVPDGGLHHKKTILSISALVAIGAAALIAVGVITITVLNFRVRAPGSHSAAVLELSDGYLSQSPTTDMNAGKLVMFGGGNPEFSASTHALLNKDCELGRGGFGTVYKTTLRDGQPVAIKKLTVSSLVKSQVEFEREVKMLGKLRHRNLVALKGYYWTPSLQLLIYEFVSGGNLHKQLHESSTTNCLSWKERFDIILGIARSLAHLHRHDIIHYNLKSSNILLDGSGEAKVGDYGLAKLLPMLDRYVLSSKVQSALGYMAPEFACRTVKITEKCDVYGFGVLILEILTGRTPVEYMEDDVIVLCDVVRAALDEGKVEECVDERLCGKFPLEEAVPIMKLGLVCTSQVPSNRPDMSEVVNILELIRCPQDSPETELG; from the exons ATGCGGCCTCTCACTTTGCTGGTTCTCGcccacctcgccgccctcctggcggtggcgggcgccaagggcggcgcggcgggggccgggctgGGCGACGACGTGCTGGGCCTGATCGTGTTCAAGGCCGACGTGTCGGACCCGGAGGGCCGCCTCGCGACGTGGAGCGAGGATGACGAGCGGGCCTGCGCCTGGGACGGCGTCACCTGCGAGCCCCGCACCGGCCGCGTCTCGGCGCTCTCCCTCGCGGGCTTCGGCCTCTCCGGCAAGCTCGGCcggggcctcctccgcctcgagGCGCTCCAGTCGCTCAACCTCGCCCACAACAACCTCTCCGGCGACGTCCCCGCCGAGCTCGCccgcctcccggcgctccagacGCTGGACCTGAGTGCCAACGCCTTCGCGGGCGCCATCCCGGAGGGGCTCTTCGGCCGGTGCCGCGCCCTCCGCGACGTCTCGCTCGCCGGCAACGCCTTCTCCGGCGACATCCCGCGGGACGTCGGCGCCTGCGCCACGCTCGCGTCGCTCAACCTGTCCTCGAACCTCTTGGCCGGCGCGCTGCCCAGCGACATTTGGTCCCTGAACGCGCTGCGCACGCTGGACATCTCCGGCAATGCCGTCACCGGCGACCTGCCGATCGGTATCAGCAGGATGTTCAACCTTCGGGAGCTGAACCTGCGAGGCAACCGTCTCACTGGTAGCCTCCCGGACGACATTGGGGACTGCCCATTGCTGAGGTCAGTGGATCTTGGGTCCAACTCGCTGTCTGGCAATTTACCAGAGTCCCTGCGTCGGCTCTCCACCTGCACATACCTTGACCTGAGCTCAAATGAGTTCACTGGTAGTGTTCCAACATGGTTTGGAGAAATGGCAAGCCTGGAGGTGCTGGATTTGTCGGGGAATAAGTTATCCGGCGAGATTCCGGGATCTATTGGTGGGTTGATGTCATTGAGGGAGTTGAGGCTGTCAGGGAATGGGTTTACTGGCGCCTTACCTGAATCAATCGGTGGATGCAAGAGCCTAATGCATGTTGATGTCAGCTGGAATTCTCTTACGGGTGGACTGCCTACCTGGGTCTTTGCTTCTGGCGTGCAATGGGTGTCGGTGTCACAGAACACATTGAGCGGCGAGGTAGCAATGCCTATGAATGTATCTTCAGTGCTTCAAGGAGTGGACTTGTCAAACAATGCCTTCTCTGGAGTTATTCCATCGGAAATCTCGAAGCTGCAGAACTTGCAGTCGTTGAACATGTCATGGAACTCAATGTCTGGAAGTATTCCGGCAAGCATTTTGGAGGTGAAGTCACTGGAGGTTCTTGATTTGACTGCCAACCGGCTAAATGGGAGCATTCCAGCTGCCATTGGAGGAGAGTCATTGAAGGAGTTGAGGCTGGGAAAGAACTCCCTCACTGGCAATATCCCGGCTCAGATTGGCAATTGCTCTGCACTTGCATCACT GGATCTTTCACATAACAATCTGACAGGAGCAATTCCAGAAACGATAGCCAACCTTACCAGTCTTGAAATTGTTGATCTTTCTCGGAACAGGCTCACTGGTGTTCTACCTAAGCAGCTCTCTAACCTCCCCCACCTCCTGCAGTTCAATATTTCACATAACCAGCTCTCTGGGGATCTCCCACCCGGTAGCTTTTTTGACACAATCCCCCTATCATCTGTGTTGGACAATCCCGGCCTTTGTGGTGCAAAGCTCAACTCTTCTTGCCCTGGTGTGCTACCAAAACCAATAGTGCTGAACCCAAACACTTCTTCTGATCCAATATCTCCGACTGAGCCCGTGCCTGATGGTGGCCTCCATCACAAGAAAACCATACTGAGCATCTCAGCCTTAGTTGCAATTGGTGCTGCTGCTCTAATTGCTGTCGGTGTCATTACCATTACTGTTCTCAACTTTCGAGTGCGTGCCCCCGGATCTCATTCTGCTGCTGTCTTGGAACTCTCGGATGGTTATCTCAGCCAGTCGCCCACGACTGACATGAATGCGGGCAAGCTTGTCATGTTTGGAGGTGGAAATCCAGAGTTCAGTGCCAGTACCCATGCTCTTCTGAACAAGGACTGTGAGCTTGGGCGTGGTGGTTTTGGCACTGTCTACAAGACCACTCTTCGAGATGGGCAACCTGTTGCCATCAAGAAGCTCACTGTGTCAAGCTTGGTTAAGTCTCAAGTTGAATTTGAGAGAGAAGTGAAGATGCTGGGTAAGCTGCGACATCGCAACCTTGTTGCACTCAAAGGATATTACTGGACACCATCACTTCAGCTTCTTATTTATGAGTTTGTATCTGGGGGTAACTTGCATAAGCAATTGCACGAGTCATCCACCACAAATTGCCTGTCCTGGAAGGAAAGATTTGATATAATTCTTGGCATAGCAAGAAGCCTGGCTCATCTCCACAGGCATGATATTATCCACTACAATCTGAAGTCAAGCAACATTCTGCTCGATGGATCAGGCGAGGCTAAGGTGGGAGATTATGGGTTGGCAAAGCTACTTCCAATGCTTGATCGTTATGTCTTAAGCAGCAAGGTACAGAGCGCACTTGGTTACATGGCTCCAGAGTTTGCATGCAGAACAGTGAAGATCACAGAGAAATGTGATGTGTACGGATTTGGCGTTCTTATTCTTGAGATCCTAACAGGGAGGACACCGGTGGAGTACATGGAAGATGATGTGATTGTGCTGTGCGATGTGGTAAGGGCTGCTTTGGATGAAGGAAAGGTGGAAGAATGTGTTGACGAGAGGCTCTGCGGGAAATTTCCACTGGAGGAGGCCGTTCCAATCATGAAACTTGGTTTGGTCTGTACTTCTCAGGTTCCTTCTAACAGGCCGGACATGAGTGAGGTGGTGAACATCTTGGAGCTGATCAGATGCCCCCAGGATAGCCCAGAGACTGAATTAGGTTAA